A single region of the Lotus japonicus ecotype B-129 chromosome 4, LjGifu_v1.2 genome encodes:
- the LOC130712466 gene encoding probable WRKY transcription factor 27, translated as MSSEDWDLFAIVRSGKDVTFVASNTNREISPNTVTNSISPQEITTFFPIRQENDSSSFYDIVQPRTNGMQELRQALMNFINPTTTTTTTTIFNTNGNVILNPNSTLSNLTGIYGQQQIQQGLHHPVALPTHVPQTSPIAQPNIQHQVPQTNYVASSKTNIQEPKPRLTEQMKTVRHVTADKITADMWEWRKYGQKPIKGSTYPRSYYKCNNMKKCDAKKQVERSRTDPSMFIVTYIGDHDHEKPLLRNMLCKTSRVKPLTTHLPNTSQTKAPTNTGSVSLSGIPPMLVSDLLENGDKTVNHSELEGPDMEIEPKSVSDDDDDILIPISDLLENGDKMVIHGEAEGPNSEIEAKSVSDDGDDTLVPISYLLEDDDKMVNHGEPEGPDLDIGPKSLSDEDDDILIPNFAAMSNIFEMGYQSFDGGVTHMGESDPNCTRWLI; from the exons ATGTCTAGTGAGGACTGGGATCTCTTTGCCATTGTTCGTAGCGGCAAAGATGTCACATTTGTTGCTTCAAACACCAATAGAGAAATTTCACCCAACACAGTCACAAATTCCATATCCCCTCAGGAAATCACAACCTTTTTTCCAATTAGACAAGAAAATGACTCATCCTCTTTTTATGATATTGTGCAACCTAGAACCAATGGGATGCAAGAGCTACGCCAAGCGCTAATGAATTTCATTAACCCCACCACCACTACTACGACCACCACAATCTTTAACACTAACGGTAATGTCATTCTCAATCCTAACTCTACCTTATCTAACCTTACAGGAATCTATGGACAACAACAGATACAGCAAGGCCTCCATCATCCTGTGGCTCTACCCACTCATGTTCCCCAAACAAGTCCTATTGCTCAGCCAAACATCCAACACCAAGTACCCCAAACCAATTATGTGGCTTCGTCAAAGACCAATATCCAAGAACCCAAACCAag GTTAACCGAACAGATGAAAACAGTTCGGCATGTGACCGCTGACAAAATAACAGCTGATATGTGGGAATGGAGAAAATATGGACAAAAACCCATCAAAGGTTCTACGTATCCAAG GAGTTATTACAAATGCAACAACATGAAAAAATGTGACGCGAAAAAGCAAGTAGAACGAAGCAGAACGGACCCGAGCATGTTTATTGTGACATACATCGGAGATCACGATCATGAGAAACCGCTTCTTCGGAACATGCTTTGCAAAACCTCAAGGGTCAAGCCATTAACGACCCATTTACCTAACACCTCGCAAACCAAGGCACCCACCAACACTGGGAGCGTTAGTTTATCGGGTATTCCTCCCATGCTGGTGTCAGATCTGCTAGAGAATGGTGACAAAACAGTTAACCATAGCGAACTTGAAGGCCCTGACATGGAAATAGAACCTAAATCAGTCtccgatgatgatgatgacattcTAATACCCATATCAGATCTGCTGGAGAATGGTGACAAAATGGTTATCCATGGAGAAGCCGAAGGCCCTAACTCGGAAATAGAAGCTAAATCAGTCTCCGACGATGGTGATGACACTCTAGTACCCATATCATATCTGCTGGAGGACGATGACAAAATGGTTAACCATGGAGAACCCGAAGGCCCTGACCTGGATATAGGACCTAAATCACTCTCCGATGAGGATGATGACATACTAATACCTAACTTTGCTGCCATGTCAAACATCTTCGAAATGGGATATCAATCTTTTGATGGTGGAGTCACTCACATGGGCGAGTCAGATCCTAATTGCACGCGGTGGTTGATCTAA
- the LOC130715956 gene encoding probable WRKY transcription factor 27, with amino-acid sequence MSSEDWDLFAIVRSGKDVTFVASNTNREISPNTVTNSISPQETTTFFPIRQENDSSSFYDIVQPRTNGIQELRQALMNFINPTTTTTTTTIFNTNGNVILNPNSTLSNLTGIYGQQQIQQGLHHPVALPTHVPQTSPIAQPNIQHQVPQTNYVASSKTNIQEPKPRLTEQMKTVRHVTADKITADMWEWRKYGQKPIKGSPYPSCHLFQELLQMQQHEKM; translated from the exons ATGTCTAGTGAGGACTGGGATCTCTTTGCCATTGTTCGTAGCGGCAAAGATGTCACATTTGTTGCTTCAAACACCAATAGAGAAATTTCACCCAACACAGTCACAAATTCCATATCCCCTCAGGAAACCACAACCTTTTTTCCAATTAGACAAGAAAATGACTCATCCTCTTTTTATGATATTGTGCAACCTAGAACCAATGGGATCCAAGAGCTACGCCAAGCGCTAATGAATTTCATTAACCCCACCACCACTACTACGACCACCACAATCTTTAACACTAACGGTAATGTCATTCTCAATCCTAACTCTACCTTATCTAACCTTACAGGAATCTATGGACAACAACAGATACAGCAAGGCCTCCATCATCCTGTGGCTCTACCCACTCATGTTCCCCAAACAAGTCCTATTGCTCAGCCAAACATCCAACACCAAGTACCCCAAACCAATTATGTGGCTTCGTCAAAGACCAATATCCAAGAACCCAAACCAag GTTAACAGAACAGATGAAAACAGTTCGGCATGTGACCGCTGACAAAATAACAGCTGATATGTGGGAATGGAGAAAATATGGACAAAAACCCATCAAAGGTTCTCCGTATCCAAG TTGTCATTTGTTTCAGGAGTTATTACAAATGCAACAACATGAAAAAATGTGA